One Pieris napi chromosome Z, ilPieNapi1.2, whole genome shotgun sequence DNA window includes the following coding sequences:
- the LOC125062492 gene encoding myosin tail region-interacting protein MTI1-like encodes MDKEQCLKLIRLYGEYRRLWDAQCPDYTNRGLREDAWRKISQEMNLPIAELKKKMDSLLGSYRREKSREKKSRITGSGRGEIYVSNWYAYEAFSFLGDRNHPGNTQDTLGEENASLDNTRNDDGYNEEKNETSNSTTTEGPKQKSTRPKKRSKMNESDDLTDNAISEALTLLQQCASDNISEKNDPYNVYGQYIGNELRKYDKITLAYVKNAINKIIFDADMGAYSGYSYYTQSYGEHDNLRYMSHPSSSSTPSTYSMPAASPMPSTSPMPPTSPMPPTSPMPPASSMPSTSPMPAASPMPPISPISMPPPPPSPAPHH; translated from the exons ATGGATAAAGAACAGTGTCTTAAATTAATACGACTATATGGTGAATATAGACGACTTTGGGATGCGCAATGTCCTGATTACACAAATAGAGGACTAAGGGAAGATGCATGGAGAAAAATAAGCCAGGAAATGAACCTTCCAATAGctgaattaaagaaaaaaatggacTCTTTACTAGGGTCTTACAGGAGGGAAAAGTCgagagaaaaaaaaagccgAATCACAGGAtcag GTCGTGGTGAAATATATGTTTCGAATTGGTATGCCTATGAAGCCTTCAGTTTTCTAGGAGATAGAAATCACCCAGGAAATACACAAGATACTTTAGGTGAAGAA AATGCAAGTCTGGATAATACTCGAAATGATGACGGTTATAacgaagaaaaaaatgaaacTTCAAACTCGACGACAACGGAAGGACCTAAACAAAAGTCaactagacctaaaaagagaTCCAAAATGAACGAAAGTGATGATCTTACTGATAACGCCATATCTGAAGCATTAACACTCTTACAACAGTGTGCAAGCGATAATATATCAGAAAAAAATGATCCCTATAATGTGTATGGCCAATATATAGGAAATGAGTTGAGAAAgtatgataaaattacattagcatacgtaaaaaatgcaataaataaaattatctttgaTGCAGACATGGGAGCATACAGtggttatagttattatactCAATCATATGGTGAACACGAtaatttaagatatatgtCTCATCCCTCTTCCTCATCGACGCCATCTACATATTCGATGCCTGCTGCCTCACCAATGCCTTCTACCTCACCGATGCCTCCTACTTCACCGATGCCTCCTACTTCACCGATGCCTCCTGCCTCATCGATGCCTTCTACTTCACCGATGCCTGCTGCCTCACcaatgcctcctatctcacCAATTTCGATGCCTCCCCCTCCTCCTTCTCCAGCTCctcatcattaa
- the LOC125062491 gene encoding uncharacterized protein LOC125062491 → MRPHIRKAVATTAFLIILRLAKKRKQKTKRFWIKLLYKNRLQAGNRLFEELCFDDEEKNFTRMSKIEFDNVYSLIHAKISKKDTNFREAISARERLLVTLRFLATGDSYTSLQYLFRISKQRISVIVPEVCDAIIEVLKDYVKIPSSEEEWLTIAKEFESKWNFPHVIGAMDGKHVILQSPINSGNDYDCYKMFPSIVLFALVDANYKFLYVDVGSKGRISDGGVFKNTNLYKKVEKKELNIPSPEILQIPYKIAVPYFILGDKAFALNDYTLKPYEGTPERGSMERIFNYRLSRARRVVENAFGILSSVFRVLRKPLLLEPEKATKVVLTTICLYNYLRRDLASSQRFTPPGSFDAEVEGTVIPGRWRQDTEMSSMLSIQAIPRRGSTNIKEIRSHLGRHFITNGAISWQNNYQ, encoded by the exons ATGAGGCCGCACATTCGGAAAGCTGTCGCTACCACtgcctttttaataattctaaggcttgcaaaaaaaagaaaacagaaaACTAAACGTTTTTGGATTAAActcttatacaaaaatagattaCAGGCTGGGAACAGATTATTTGAAGAGTTGTGCTTCGATGACGAAGAAAAAAATTTCACTCGAATGAGTAAAATCGAATTTGACAATGTGTATTCTCTCATACACGCCAAAATAAGCAAGAAGGACACAAATTTTCGAGAAGCAATATCCGCTAGGGAAAGATTATTAGTGACGTTGAGATTTTTGGCCACAGGAGATTCTTATACCAGTCTACAGTATCTATTTCGTATATCAAAACAAAGGATATCGGTTATAGTTCCTGAAGTCTGTGATGCTATAATTGAGGTGTTAAAGGATTATgttaag ataccATCATCCGAAGAAGAGTGGCTTACCATAGCGAAAGAGTTTGAGAGCAAATGGAATTTCCCACATGTCATAGGAGCAATGGATGGGAAGCATGTTATATTACAGTCGCCGATAAATAGTGGCAATGATTATGACTGTTACAAAATGTTTCCAAGTATAGTGCTGTTTGCTTTAGTTGACGCTAACTATAAATTTCTGTACGTAGACGTTGGCAGCAAAGGACGTATATCAGATGGCGGtgtgtttaaaaataccaatttatataaaaaggtcGAAAAGAAGGAATTGAACATTCCTTCAccagaaatattacaaataccgTATAAAATTGCAGTGCCCTATTTTATTCTAGGCGATAAAGCTTTTGCTCTCAATGATTACACATTGAAACCTTATGAAGGTACTCCAGAAAGAGGTTCAATGGAAAGGATTTTCAATTACAGGCTGTCCAGAGCAAGAAGAGTTGTGGAGAATGCCTTTGGCATTTTAAGCTCCGTTTTTAGAGTACTGAGGAAGCCGCTACTATTAGAACCAGAAAAAGCTACGAAAGTCGTATTGACTACCATATGCTTATATAACTACTTGCGTAGAGATTTAGCTTCCTCACAAAGGTTCACTCCCCCAGGATCATTCGATGCCGAAGTTGAAGGGACAGTAATACCCGGCCGATGGCGACAGGATACAGAAATGTCATCAATGCTATCTATTCAAGCCATACCACGGCGAGGAtcaacaaatataaaagaaatacgtTCACATTTAGGGAGACATTTCATAACAAACGGAGCAATTTCTTGGCAGAATAATTATCAGTAA
- the LOC125062489 gene encoding uncharacterized protein LOC125062489, protein MFYNYQHNYDRFRRSVPGKLSKQHERRSRKKKNASSPADGVFVKEEKFVIKYGPIRRNYPKCDPHDEKQHEAKFNHPFYKISQRFDEMLNKVDNNIKHDMTTENEPKNEVTEVRGAREYDTYSKDMSFKARKLLQVVEEEDLGYEDMKEVLSDDKHDDDIDQQLERLKRDESHNLPNVYNLNWKGPMLYPDEINAMIRDAALHNLQIPASKSNDKEYNKRERELSDREYVQDYIDSKFDKLVGLAQAYSDYGVLDAKEKNTEKPFLDHRFIKNYGRSKKGFTSPSEGFRIEYRPGPANDNSFKKILEKHVKIVKPLAPVKPPKICNARMNIHFFTDNNKDIKLKPDSTVQAVEINPNADDKKKFEKDNPFKFKSRNLQSIDMSTDNVSIDNTEAVEIKPKVTEDKKEKENLLETPTLQSMDTKNEEKTSLGLGEFMSLLADWFFKMADASRSEPVNKSEVLLPTYDNDMVDNIGHRSRMLLQANVSDENITTSAAIVNTTINTTTIMPNTTKAIVKRSADFIFWNDIYDEDEYGAKMDYFDVTNKDKGVLIKSKNWLQDKVKVAADKIKYDIEKTVNTFTKVPKSPNRHDKPRNRPTRNIETNNEDFDVSKSFAKLNANLKHVCREAVNAVRSTRKVEAREDDSQATGLMQRLIQLMGDLVDIQVQQRTCTKLPADLRDFLEWLVAPDEQPSVDNLAVSGFNNLLSDGRYEKSPEAYDLPLTEDTHQEDRTECLGTIRAVQDLIQQYDGMSDDDKSKMAGVKEYLENQLQYLNRKLDKINEHEAINYRKRETRNKRNIHRRRRFFNKYLNFEKKHTKTTIHTKMTKAKHASEINDKNVANDNVNDSVKGSLINNKHTRNLKDVYFKALDEAKKTTLKKI, encoded by the exons ATGTTCTACAACTACCAGCATAATTATGATCGATTCAGACGATCAGTACCAGGCAAGCTTTCAAAACAACACGAAAGAAGATcaagaaagaagaaaaacgCAAGCAGTCCAGCAGACGGTGTTTTTGTGAAAGAAGAAAAGTTTGTTATCAAATATGGACCTATCAGGCGGAATTATCCGAAATGCGATCCACACGACGAGAAACAGCATGAAGCAAAATTTAATCATCCGTTTTATAAAATCAGCCAACGATTTGATGAAATGCTAAATAAggttgataataatattaaacatgaTATGACGACAGAAAATGAGCCGAAAAATGAGGTTACTGAAGTGAGAGGTGCTCGTGAATATGA CACGTATTCAAAAGATATGAGTTTTAAAGCGCGTAAACTACTTCAAGTGGTGGAAGAAGAAGATTTAGGTTACGAAGACATGAAGGAAGTGCTGTCTGATGATAAACATGATGATGATATCGATCAACAATTGGAAAGACTGAAACGtgat GAGTCACACAACTTACCAAAcgtatataatctaaattgGAAAGGACCAATGCTGTACCCAGATGAAATCAACGCAATGATAAGAGATGCTGCACTTCACAACTTACAAATACCAGCAAGTAAAAGTAATGATAAAGAGTATAATAAACGAGAAAGAGAACTATCAGATCGGGAGTATGTACAAGATTATATAGATAGCAAATTTGATAAACTGGTTGGTCTGGCTCAAGCATATAGCGATTATGGTGTGTTGGATGCTAAAGAGAAGAACACTGAAAAACCTTTTCTTGATCaccgttttataaaaaattacggACGTAGTAAAAAAG GTTTCACCTCACCATCCGAAGGATTTAGAATCGAGTACCGCCCTGGTCCTGCCAACGACAACagttttaagaaaattctaGAAAAACACGTAAAAATCGTAAAACCATTGGCACCAGTTAAACCACCAAAAATATGCAACGCTAGAATGAACATACATTTCTTcactgataataataaagatatcAAACTTAAACCAGACAGCACAGTACAAGCGGTCGAAATTAATCCAAATGCTGatgataaaaagaaatttgaaaaagataatccttttaaattcaaatctaGAAATCTGCAGTCTATAGACATGAGTACAGATAATGTATCTATAGATAACACAGAGGCTGTAGAAATAAAACCAAAGGTAACAGAAGataagaaagaaaaagaaaatcttTTAGAAACTCCAACATTGCAGTCCATGGATACGAAGAATGAAGAGAAAACGTCACTAGGTTTGGGAGAGTTTATGAGCTTATTGGCGGATTGGTTTTTCAAAATGGCCGACGCTTCAAG aTCTGAACCAGTTAATAAAAGTGAAGTTTTGTTACCAACTTACGACAATGATATGGTAGACAATATTGGACATAGATCAAGAATGCTTCTGCAAGCAAATGTATCTGATGAAAATATCACTACGTCTGCAGCTATTG ttaACACCACTATTAATACAACGACAATTATGCCAAATACCACTAAAGCTATTGTAAAACGAAGTGCAGATTTCATTTTCTGGAACGACATTTATGATGAAGATGAATATGGAGCTAAAATGGATTACTTTGATGTTACCAACAAAGATAAGGGTGTTCTGATAAAATCAAAGAACTGGTTACAAGATAAAGTTAAAGTTGCAGCTGATAAGATTAAGTATGATATTGAGAAGACCGTGAATACTTTTACAAAAGTTCC AAAATCGCCTAACAGACATGATAAACCAAGAAATAGGCCAACCCGAAACATTGAAACTAAT AACGAAGACTTCGATGTATCCAAGAGTTTTGCTAAATTAAATGCCAATTTAAAGCACGTCTGCAGAGAGGCGGTGAACGCAGTTAGGAGTACGCGGAAAGTTGAAG CGCGCGAAGATGATTCCCAAGCCACGGGTCTAATGCAACGATTAATCCAGCTTATGGGAGACCTGGTGGATATTCAAGTGCAGCAGAGGACTTGTACTA AGCTACCAGCAGATCTAAGGGACTTTTTGGAGTGGCTGGTGGCACCAGACGAGCAGCCCTCAGTCGATAACCTGGCTGTATctggttttaataatttgttgtcTGATGGGAGATATG AGAAATCTCCAGAGGCCTACGACCTGCCTCTGACGGAGGACACACACCAAGAGGACAGAACGGAATGCTTGGGCACGATCCGCGCTGTTCAAGACCTGATACAGCAGTACGATGGGATGTCTGATGATGATAAG AGCAAAATGGCGGGTGTCAAGGAGTATTTAGAAAACcagttacaatatttaaatagaaaattggataaaataaatgaacatgAG GCCATAAACTACAGAAAGAGGGAGACAAGAAACAAGAGAAATATACACAGAAGGAGACGATTTTTCAACAAATacctaaattttgaaaaaaaacatacaaaaactaCAATTCATACTAAAATGACGAAAGCTAAACATGCTAGTgaaattaatgataaaaatgttGCTAATGATAATGTTAATGATAGTGTAAAAggtagtttaattaataataaacatacgaGGAATTTAAAAGATGTTTACTTCAAGGCTCTTGATGAGGCCAAGAAGACGACgctgaaaaaaatttaa